In Isoptericola jiangsuensis, the following proteins share a genomic window:
- the gatC gene encoding Asp-tRNA(Asn)/Glu-tRNA(Gln) amidotransferase subunit GatC — MSTISRDEVARVAALARIDLRPDELDRLAGELDVIVESIAQVSAVATPDVPATSHPLPMSNVFRADEPVPALPVEDALAAAPDAQDGRFAVPQILGEE, encoded by the coding sequence ATGTCCACCATCTCCCGTGACGAGGTCGCGCGTGTCGCGGCGCTGGCTCGGATCGACCTGCGCCCTGACGAGCTGGACCGGCTCGCCGGCGAGCTCGACGTGATCGTCGAGTCGATCGCCCAGGTGAGTGCGGTCGCCACGCCCGACGTGCCTGCCACGAGCCACCCGCTGCCGATGTCCAACGTGTTCCGTGCCGACGAGCCGGTGCCCGCCCTGCCGGTCGAGGACGCCCTCGCCGCCGCGCCGGACGCGCAGGACGGCCGCTTCGCGGTGCCGCAGATCCTCGGGGAGGAGTGA